One stretch of Patescibacteria group bacterium DNA includes these proteins:
- the mrdA gene encoding penicillin-binding protein 2 codes for MELNAIQKQPLIKNDRFSSQERVWRGVFFISLAVASLIFLISRLFVLQIVKGSYYETVSDENRIRAEVLKAYRGVIKDREGRILAQNSPSFNIKINKNVSNYSEIIKKLSIFIDTSSPVSVGEFTIFGNVNRDTAIKIEAGFFGSFAVAVETAPQRDYLYPEELAHLLGYVSFISSEADDRVGVIGVEKFYDIYLRGSHGSLLYEYDAKGSILREIARKEPVNGKDLTISIDLDLQLKSYEALKKAVEETGATGGVVVAQNPKNGEILALVSLPSFNPNLFSRGISSADYNKIVSDPLHPMFNRALLGQYPPGSVFKIVTASAVLEEGVVTADTKVLAPGAINVGSFVYRDWNPAGHGEVNIIRALAESADTFFYKVVGGYSDFANNLGPEKLASWAKKFGLGSETGIGFDDEEKGIIPDPLWKKEVKDEPWYIGDSYITAIGQGDVLTTPIQVNQMTSVIANGGYLISPKIVRGQTPSDKSDNSDKSDISDESNTIISKEVFETVKQGLKEACEAGGTGYPFFDFATKHSGIKPACKTGTSEFGQKNSKGEYQTHAWFVVFAPVDNAQIVLTVFLEGGGGGADIAAPVAREILDFWFD; via the coding sequence ATGGAGCTAAACGCTATACAAAAACAACCTTTAATAAAAAATGATAGGTTCTCTTCGCAAGAAAGAGTGTGGCGAGGCGTTTTTTTTATTAGTTTAGCGGTAGCGAGCTTAATTTTTTTGATATCCCGTTTGTTTGTTCTGCAAATTGTGAAGGGTTCCTATTATGAGACTGTTTCGGACGAGAACAGAATACGCGCGGAAGTTTTAAAAGCCTATCGGGGGGTTATTAAAGACAGAGAGGGTCGTATTCTGGCGCAGAATTCGCCCTCGTTTAATATTAAGATTAACAAAAATGTTTCCAATTATTCCGAAATTATTAAAAAACTCTCCATTTTTATAGATACTTCAAGTCCTGTGAGTGTTGGGGAGTTTACAATTTTTGGAAATGTGAATCGGGATACAGCGATTAAAATAGAAGCGGGGTTTTTTGGTAGTTTCGCTGTGGCGGTGGAAACGGCTCCCCAGAGAGATTATTTGTATCCGGAGGAATTAGCGCACTTATTGGGCTATGTTTCTTTTATTTCCTCTGAAGCGGATGATCGGGTGGGGGTTATTGGCGTGGAAAAATTTTACGACATATATTTGCGCGGGAGCCATGGCAGTCTGTTATATGAATACGACGCTAAAGGTAGTATTTTACGAGAGATTGCTCGAAAGGAGCCTGTTAATGGCAAAGACTTAACTATAAGTATAGATTTAGACCTTCAACTTAAATCTTACGAAGCGCTTAAAAAGGCGGTGGAAGAAACGGGAGCTACGGGCGGCGTGGTGGTTGCGCAAAACCCTAAAAATGGGGAGATTTTAGCTTTAGTTAGTCTTCCTTCTTTTAACCCTAACCTTTTTTCAAGGGGAATTTCTTCTGCGGACTATAATAAAATAGTTTCCGATCCTTTACACCCTATGTTTAACCGCGCTTTGTTGGGACAATACCCTCCCGGCTCGGTTTTTAAGATTGTTACGGCAAGCGCGGTTTTGGAAGAGGGTGTGGTAACGGCAGATACAAAAGTGCTAGCCCCCGGCGCTATAAATGTGGGAAGTTTTGTTTATAGAGATTGGAATCCCGCGGGCCACGGTGAGGTTAATATAATTAGAGCGCTAGCCGAATCGGCGGACACCTTTTTTTATAAAGTTGTGGGGGGTTACTCGGATTTTGCCAACAATCTTGGTCCTGAGAAGCTCGCTTCTTGGGCTAAAAAATTTGGTCTTGGTTCAGAAACGGGAATAGGCTTTGATGACGAGGAAAAAGGTATAATACCGGACCCGTTATGGAAAAAAGAAGTAAAAGACGAACCGTGGTATATCGGAGATAGTTACATAACTGCTATTGGGCAGGGAGATGTTCTAACCACACCTATTCAGGTTAATCAGATGACGAGTGTTATCGCTAATGGGGGTTATTTGATAAGCCCTAAAATTGTTAGGGGTCAGACTCCATCAGATAAATCGGATAACTCAGATAAGTCTGATATATCTGATGAATCCAACACCATAATATCCAAGGAAGTTTTTGAAACAGTAAAGCAGGGTCTTAAGGAAGCGTGTGAGGCGGGGGGAACGGGATATCCGTTTTTTGATTTTGCGACGAAACATTCGGGAATAAAACCCGCGTGCAAAACGGGAACTAGCGAGTTTGGGCAAAAAAACAGCAAAGGCGAGTATCAAACGCATGCGTGGTTTGTGGTGTTTGCGCCGGTGGATAACGCTCAAATTGTTCTAACGGTATTTTTAGAGGGGGGAGGAGGCGGGGCGGATATTGCCGCTCCCGTGGCGAGAGAGATTTTGGATTTTTGGTTCGATTAG